In Camelina sativa cultivar DH55 chromosome 13, Cs, whole genome shotgun sequence, the genomic window TGAACTTAACTTCTATATCCtgataatttttgttgttgacaaAATTAAATAGTCGATTGTGAAaactgttttgtcttttgtgttcttgatgATGTCTGAATAAAGTTCAATGTGATGGTTTTGCTGGTGGAATAGCTGGCTGCAACATAGATGAGATCAAAAATAACTggtaaaaagtttcaatttttttttgtaattctctATCCTCGATTAGTCTTGCATCTTTATTCTCCTGTCATCATCTCTTAACAATCAGTCTATTTAACAGCTGATGCCTTTGGTTACCACTGGCCTCTCTAAGCTTGGTTACAACTATTTTAACATCGGTATGGCTCCAACAGGCAACAACATAATATGAATGAATAATCATTATATCTGTTTGATTGCTTAAAGAGTAAAACATTTTCATGAGTTATATTGTTCTTCACAGTATTAAaatcttggttttgtttctcAGATGATTGCTCGGCTGAAATTGCTCGTGACAACAAGGTATTAAACACTTGTTTGTGTATTCCTGGTTTCATTTCTTTCTCTGCAGTTTTCCTATATGTTATCTTCCTTGTCTGAACTGAATGGTATAAAATCATGTTCCTTTCCAAAAGAAGATTGTGTTTAATTCTCCTGTGGAAGAATATGACTTTCAAATTGTGTTAGTGTCAGGGGAGATATGCACCCAGCACTATGGGGATCTCCAGTAGGCAACAGTCGGAGAACCACTAATGACATCAAAGTACCTGGCTTAGGTAAGAGTAAACGAAAAAACAAGATGGCGAAATCTCTCATTCTAAAAAGGCTGAAgttttatcatcttttttttttttttggcttattaCAGTATGATCTCATCAGCAGGTGGCTGGAACGGTAGGCAGAAGTAAACtgtttttaagtgtttttgCAGATTTTGTAAAGGATTTTGCAGGTAGATGAGTGAAGCTGAGGTGGTTTTCTCCTCTTAAAGTCTTACACTTTGATATGGTCTATCTGTTCTTCGACATCTTCTTTGATTTGATCTTTTAATGTGCTTGTAGaagtttcttttgcttttgatcTTTTCACTTTTCA contains:
- the LOC104734890 gene encoding alpha-galactosidase 1-like isoform X1; amino-acid sequence: MVKISRILVMMVSSMVMTVVESSRSVDVDGDDSEILRRHLLANGLGLTPPMGSLMPLVTTGLSKLGYNYFNIDDCSAEIARDNKCQGRYAPSTMGISSRQQSENH